Proteins co-encoded in one Megalops cyprinoides isolate fMegCyp1 chromosome 1, fMegCyp1.pri, whole genome shotgun sequence genomic window:
- the LOC118784904 gene encoding tripartite motif-containing protein 35-like, with protein MAAKCSGEEDPTLCPACDDLVSELRALSCGHSLCEVCLTRYHEQKDALDCPFCWSKYTGEPRPNLAMKEKTPEWQKLQLQLLCNRHLTQFNRYCADDEQLVCGSCLMDPEHSGHDFWAIGKAASKRKSILRAALKTLWTKLKGHKEARALFEETAQHIKIQAQQTERQIKEEFEKLRRFLQEEEEARLAALRREKEQKSQMMKKRIETIMTEMSSVLETIRIIKDQLEYDNVMFLHNYKTTVKRTWSSLQDAHHPSGVFSSLVTQLTHLVGSTFSKPGQIHADTVRRISSTPQEPKLTEGALIDVAKHLGNLKYSVWEKMAGSVQHTPVTLDPNTAARCLSLSEDLTSVRYTAERQSLPDNLERFAVGAEVLGSEGFNSGQHQWEVIVGDNHNWAVGVVRESVKRKEKTMLSAEEGILALRFCGGEYTSEKAPLPVPKKPQRIRVQLNWNWGEVSFSDPALNHHIGTIAFKGSEKLFPYFYSVCKDHPLQIAPEQLNISVEAPKQGVLSFLSGVFKY; from the exons ATGGCAGCCAAATGCTCTGGAGAAGAGGACCCCACACTCTGCCCCGCCTGCGACGACCTTGTGTCCGAACTGAGAGCCCTCAGCTGCGGTCACAGCCTCTGCGAGGTCTGCCTGACGCGGTACCACGAGCAGAAGGACGCTCTGGACTGCCCCTTCTGCTGGTCCAAGTACACCGGGGAGCCCCGTCCGAACCTGGCAATGAAAGAAAAGACGCCCGAATGGCAGAaactgcagctccagctgcttTGCAACCGTCACCTCACGCAGTTCAACCGGTACTGCGCGGATGACGAACAGCTGGTGTGCGGCTCGTGTCTGATGGATCCGGAACACTCTGGACATGACTTCTGGGCAATCGGAAAAGCTGCGTCAAAGCGCAAG TCAATACTCAGAGCTGCTCTGAAGACCTTGTGGACAAAACTGAAGGGACATAAAGAAGCCCGTGCCCTCTTTGAGGAGACAGCCCAGCACATTAAG ATCCAGgcccagcagacagagagacagataaaagAGGAGTTCGAGAAACTTCGTCGGTTtctgcaggaggaagaggaggccagGCTGGCCGCACTTaggagagaaaaggagcagAAGAGTCagatgatgaagaagaggaTCGAGACGATTATGACTGAGATGTCTTCCGTGTTGGAGACAATCAGAATCATAAAGGATCAGCTAGAATATGACAATGTCATGTTTCTGCAT aactaCAAGACCACGGTTAAAAG AACCTGGAGCTCACTTCAGGATGCACACCATCCTTCTGGAGTGTTCTCCAGCTTGGTTACCCAGTTAACCCATCTGGTGGGATCAACCTTTTCCAAACCAGGCCAG ATCCATGCTGATACGGTGAGACG AATCTCCAGCACACCCCAGGAGCCGAAGCTGACTGAAGGGGCGCTGATCGACGTGGCCAAACACCTGGGAAACCTGAAGTATAGTGTCTGGGAGAAGATGGCAGGGAGTGTGCAACACA CTCCTGTGACTCTGGACCCCAACACTGCCGCCCGCTGTCTGTCATTGTCCGAAGACCTGACCAGCGTGAGGTACACCGCCGAGAGGCAGTCGCTCCCCGACAACCTGGAAAGGTTCGCTGTTGGCGCTGAAGTGCTGGGGTCCGAGGGCTTCAACTCCGGGCAACACCAGTGGGAAGTGATTGTGGGAGACAACCACAACTGGGCTGTGGGCGTGGTCAGAGAGTCCgtcaagaggaaggagaaaaccATGCTGAGTGCAGAGGAGGGGATTTTAGCCCTGCGTTTCTGTGGTGGTGAATACACCTCGGAAAAGGCGCCCCTCCCGGTGCCAAAGAAACCGCAGAGGATACGCGTGCAGCTGAACTGGAACTGGGGGGAGGTGAGCTTCTCTGACCCCGCCCTCAACCATCACATTGGCACCATAGCATTTAAAGGCTCGGAGAAGTTGTTTCCATACTTTTACAGCGTGTGTAAGGACCACCCTCTTCAGATTGCACCAGAGCAGTTGAATATCAGTGTGGAAGCTCCAAAGCAGGGCGTGCTGAGTTTTCTCTCTGGGGTTTTTAAATACTAG